The nucleotide sequence CTTCACCAAAATACAGGATCCTGCCACCATCAAGGCGCACGAGAAACACCTATTCTCTGCATTGTTTGCCTGTGGTGATGGTACAAAAGTAACGCTCAAGCAGTTGGAGAAGAGCTCATTCAGCAAAGATCTTGAGAAGGCAAAGACTGAAGTGCGTGCCTATTTCAAGGGCGAGCGGGAACTCAAGGATGGCAAGGCAGAGAGAAAGCGCATTGCAGCCATGCTCTACGGTGCTCTTTCCGTGGCGTTGATGGCGATTGCCTCTACCATTTCCTATGTTGGCGCTGAAACGGTGGTATTCTTGGTTGTTGGGTTCTTCAGCCTTGGTACGTCCGCTTTGGTTGCCAGTCGCCTCGATGCCATCTGGGAGACTTCTTCCGCTTTCAAGAAGGGATTCAAGTTTTTCATCTTGGGTGTTTCGGCACTCTTTCTCTTCACCTTTGCCTTTCTGTTCATGAACCCGGTATTCGGGCATGGAACGTTTTACTCACTTGTCATGGCGTTTTTCCTTGTGGCCTTTCCTGGGTATCTTGGATTCCTTGCCATTGTGACGGGAAAACGTAGTACATATGCACAGAAGAAGCTTGAGGAAATAGTGGGATATCGAGAATTCATCAGCAAGGTGGAAATGGACAAGCTGAAGATGATGATCGACAGTGATCCTTCACTGTTTTACCACGTACTCAGCTATGCCGTGGTCCTTGGACTGGAAGATGTCTGGGCAAAGAAGTTCGCGAAAATTGCGATTGCAGAACCTCAGTGGTATGTTGGTAACCGGCCGATCAGAAATGCACTGTTCTATAGTGCGCTAAGCCATAGGATGCATACCAGCGTTATGGAAAAAGCGGTGTATGCCCAGGCAAAGAGTGGATCCAGGTCCCCGGTACGATCCTCATTTGGATCGGGTGGATTCTCCGGTGGAGGATTTGGCGGCGGAGGCGGTGGGGCATGGTAGTCCCCGAGGATATACAAAAGGGTTGGTATCGGCATTTCAAGGGTGGGCTATATCAGGTGGTAGATACGGTCATTGAGAGTGAATCGCTCACCACCATGGTGCTCTACCGCCCTAAGGATAGCGATTACTTGTGGGTTCGTCCCTACCAGATGTTTTTCTCTGAAGTGGAACGAGAAGGAATAACCCAGAAACGGTTCACGTATATAGGCGAGAGCTTACCAGAATAAAAAAACGGAGCCATCTTGGCTCCGTTCCCGTTACTGAATCATGGTGGGTTGGCTTAGTGGCGATAACTGCCGTGTGCCGGTCTGGGTTTTGCGATCGCTTCATTCACACGAAGGTTTCTCCCCCCGAAATCCTTGCCATCCAGCTCGGAAATCGCAGCATCGGCAGATGCATCCTCTTCCATTTCCACGAAGGCGAACCCTTTGGGGCGTCGGGTTTCGCGGTCAATGATGATATTGGCACTGAGTACAGTACCGTACTGTGCGAACAGGTCCCGAAGTTCTTCTTCGGTTGTCCGGTAACTCATGTTTCCGACATAAATTTTCTTTGCCATTCAAAGCATCCTTCACAGGCAGCGCCTGTCATTCAATATTGCTTCATGTGGCGCAGTCTTTAACTCTTACCTGTCTGCGGGAGCGATTCAGTAACGCACGCGTGCGAACATTAGGAATTACGTATCAGCTGCAACACAAAAACGAAAGCAATCAAACGGTATCACGGCCTATTTTGGCTGTCAATTATCACACTCACCCAAAAGCGTGAATTGCCCATGACTGCCGGTGGGTTCTTGCATTTATTGAACATTCTTAGCATGATGTCGGTTATGAATAGCAATTTACTTGGGTTGGCATTGTCTTTCCCCTTTTTAGCGCTCGTCATCTTGGTAGGAATCCTTTTGAGGCGGTATGCTTCGCTCTCCAGTGAGGCGATGCGAAAGTTTGTGCATATTGGTGTTTCGAATTGGTGGTTCATTGAAGTGACTTTCTTTACTTCCCTTTCCTATGCCCTTGTTGGCCCAATTCTTTTCATCATCCTTAACAGCTTGTTTACCTTCCTGGATTGGGGTAAAGCCCTTGGAATGGATGACAAGAAACGAAATTATGGGCTGATTTACTTCCCCATCACGCTTCTTGTCTTGGTTGTGTTGCAGTATCAGGGAGTTTTTTCCAATCTGGCTTGCAGCATCGCCGTGTTTGTCATGGGCTATGGTGATGGATTGGCTGCCTTGGTGGGTACCAAATGGGGAAAGAAGAAGTTACCGGTCCCCGGTATGGTTAAAAGTTGGGCAGGTACACTGACCATGGCCTCTGTCAGTACCGTGGTCACGCTCATTGGGTTGGGCTTCTTCTCCGCCCTTTCCTTTCCAGCTGTTCTGGGACTATCCTTGGTTATTGGAATTTCTGCAGCAATAATGGAGGCAATCACTCCTCTTGGTTTGGATAATATCACTGTACCCTTTGCAGTATTGCTGCTTCTTGGAGTGTTCTTATGAGTGATTATGCGAATCTGGTTCCCCCTAGTGGGTCGCTGGCATCGCTCTTCAATACCTTCTTCTTCGCGCTTCCTCCTGCCTTTTGGTTGTTGGTGGGTATCATGGCCGTGGTGGCAACAGCAAGTTATTTTGCCAAACAACTCACCCCTGGTGGTGCTGTGGCTGCGTTCTTAATTGGGTTTGGCACTACTTGGGTTCTTGGTTTCGGTGCACTGGCAACCTTGTTGCTTTTTTTCCTTTCTGCGGGGGTATTGGGAAAGATTGCAAAGCGTGCGCTGGCTTTCGATGTGATGAAGATTCATAAGAAGGGCGGAAGAAGAGACGCTTCACAGGTCTATGCCAATGGTCTGATGGCTCTGGTCAGTGCATTGCTCTATGCATTGAATCCTTCCATTCCCTTCTTGGTAATGTTCGGGGCTTCGGTAGGGGAGGCTGCAAGCGATACCTTTGCAAGTGAGGTTGGCATCCTCTCTAAAACCAAACCGGTTTCCATCATCACAGGGCGCCCCATGACCCCAGGCCTCAGCGGTGCGGTAAGTCCTCTTGGCCTTGCCAGTGGGTTGTTGGGAGCAATACTTATTGCGCTCTGCGTATGGGGGTGTTTCCTTCCTGTTACAGGTAACAGTGCTTTGTATGTTTCGGTTATAGCACTGAGTTCCTTTTTTGGGTGTTTGTTCGATAGTGTGCTTGGAGCAACTGTCCAGGCCCACTACTATGATGAGGTAGGTGATCGTATTACCGAGCATGCAGTAGTGGATGGAAGAATCCTTCCACTTGAGAGAGGTATCCGTTGGGTCGATAATGATGTTGTTAACCTGCTGAGCAATGTGGCCTCAGCCCTGTTTGGCATGTCACTTACCCTGATAATTGGGTAATCTGTATTTTTTTACTTGCTTCTCCGCATTTTTCTTTGTATTTTACATGTCGGTAGGCCTAGAGAGGTCTGCTATGTGTAATCGCACCACATATTCTTTAAGTGAGGATATATAGTATGGCAAAACAATTGCAGTTCAATGAAGAGGCACGCAAGTCCCTAGTGGCTGGTGTTGAAAAGATCTCCCGCGCAGTAATGGCAACGCTTGGCCCGAAAGGTCGCCTGGTTGTTCTCGACAAGAAGTTCGGTGCTCCGACTGTCACGAAAGATGGTGTTTCCGTAGCACGTGAAATCGAACTGGAGAACCCGTTTGAAAACATGGGTGCTCAGCTTCTCAAGGAAGTTGCAACCAAGACCAACGATGTTGCAGGTGATGGTACCACCACCGCTACCGTTCTTGCCTGGTCCATTATCAAGGAAGGCATGAAGAGTGTGGCCGCAGGTGTAAACCCAATGGGTATTCGCCGTGGTATCGACAAGGCTGTTGCTGACGCTGTTGCCGAGATCAAGAAACAGGCTAAGATGATCAAGGACAAGGAAGAGATTGCACAGGTCGCTTCCATCAGTGCAAACAATGATCGCACTATTGGTGATGAAATCGCCAATGCGATGGAAAAGGTTGGTCTGGACGGAGTAATAACCGTTGAAGAGTCCAAGACCATTGAGACCACCACTGATTTCGTGGAAGGAATGCAGTTCGATCGTGGCTATCTCTCTGCATATTTCTGCAATAACCGTGATACCATGACCGCTCTTCTTGATGATCCTTTCATCCTTATTTATGACAAGAAGATCAGCAACATGAAAGAGTTGCTTCCTGTGCTCGAGAAGGTTGCCCAGGCAAGCAAGCCGTTGCTCATCATTGCAGAGGATGTGGATGGTGAAGCTCTTGCAACATTGGTTGTAAACAGTGTCCGTGGTATCTTGAATGTAGTTGCTGTAAAGGCTCCTGGATTCGGAGACCGTCGTAAGGCAATGCTTGAGGATATTGCTATCCTCACCGGTGGCGAAGTCATCAGTGAAGAGCTTGGCCTGAAACTTGAGAATGCTGATCTTTCCCAACTTGGACGCGCAAAGAGCATCAAGGTTGAGAAGGAGAATACCACGATCATCAACGGGAATGGTAAGCAGAGCGACATCAAGGATCGTATTGCCCAGATCAAGGCACAAATTGGGGACACGACCAGCGATTATGATCGCGAGAAGCTCCAGGAACGTTTGGCTAAACTTGCCGGTGGCGTTGCAGTCCTGAATGTGGGTGCTGCTACCGAAGTAGAGCTGAAAGAGAAGAAACACCGAGTTGAGGATGCTCTTTCCGCTACTCGTGCAGCAATTGAGGAAGGCGTCATCCCTGGTGGTGGTGTTGCACTCATCCAGGCAGTCCAGGTAATGGACAAGATGGACATCTCGAAGTTCACTGAAGATGAACAGGTCGGATACAAGATTGTTCGTCGTGCACTTGAGGAGCCGATTCGCCAGATTGCCCAGAACGCTGGGCTTGATGGTTCACTCATTGCTGACAAGTGCAAACATGAAAAGCCGGGTATTGGTTATGATGCTGAGAGTGGCAAATGGGTCAATATGTCCGAAAGCGGCATTATTGATCCGGTTAAGGTCACCAGAAGTGCATTGCAGAACGCTGCATCCATCGCTTCTTTGATTCTTACCACTGAATGTGTTGTAACAGATATTCCAGAACCCACAGCTCCTGCAGCTCCAGGACCTGAGGGCATGGGCGGGATGATGTAATCCTGCGCACTGCAAAAGGGGTCGCTTTTCGGCGACCCTTTTTGCCGTCTTATGGCTTCTGATACTGAAACTTGACTAGTGGATAGCGAACGTGCTACTTTAATCGATACTTGGAAAATTGGATGCGAAGTTTTCTTCCGCCTCTTTTCTGCATCCGATTTTATGCAAAGTGAGGATTACCAATGCTTTCATTGATTAGTGCTATGGCAGCCCCTGAAACGGCCGGCGCCGCGGGTTCAACCGGTTCGATGATGACGACCTTTGTTACGTTCGGTCTCATCATTGTTATCTTCTATTTCTTGATTATCCGTCCGCAAAAGAAGCGGGACAAGGAAACCAAGGAGATGCTCGCCTCTATTAAGAAAGGGGATAACCGTTGTTGCGGTGAAAGAGACTACCGTGGTGGTCAAGGTTGACGACAACACGCGTATGGAATTCTCCAGAAATGCTATCAGCAGCATCGTAAACAGAAAGGGCGATGGTGCAACTGCTTCCAGCAAGAAGAAGAGCAAAAAAGAAGAGCAGGTGCCTGCTCCTGAGAAGAATACTGAGGCTCCCGTTGAGGAAGCCCCTGCTGAAGCTGAGAAGAAAGACAAATAATTCTATAAAAGACATCTGGAGAGTATCATGAAAAAACGGAGTCGTCTGGTGGTCGTTCTGGTGGTCGTCTTGTTGTGCGGGTTCTTCCTCTATCCCACGATTGCTTGGTATGGATTCGTACCGCAGGACACCAAGGAACTTGCAACAGGCTCAAATGTACAGATTAAGGAGTATTCCCGTGGACAGGCTTCACGTGATCTCCGCTCGCTTAAGGAGTTGGTCGCTGATGACCCACAGGCAACCCTGCCTTCTGAGTTCTCCTATTTAAAGGATTACGCGAAGGAAAATTACAAAGCCATGAAGCGTTCAGTTCCTCGCAATTGGACTATTGAAGCATTGTTTGCTGGGTTCTACAACGAACAGGATATGTTCGATTCAGCTGAGTCCTACTACCGCACGTCCTTGCTTGATTTGAAAGCTTTGGGTAACAAAGCGCTGCAGCTTGGATTGGACCTTGAAGGTGGTATGAGTATTCTCTTGGAGGCTGATGTTGCTTCCTATGAGGAGAAGATTGGCAAGACTGCATCCTCGAGTGAGATTTCTGAGGCGATTCGCCAGGATATCGAGATTCTTGAGAAGCGAATTGACCAGTTTGGAGTCAGTGAGCC is from uncultured Sphaerochaeta sp. and encodes:
- a CDS encoding RNA-binding protein, with the translated sequence MAKKIYVGNMSYRTTEEELRDLFAQYGTVLSANIIIDRETRRPKGFAFVEMEEDASADAAISELDGKDFGGRNLRVNEAIAKPRPAHGSYRH
- a CDS encoding DUF1653 domain-containing protein, which produces MVVPEDIQKGWYRHFKGGLYQVVDTVIESESLTTMVLYRPKDSDYLWVRPYQMFFSEVEREGITQKRFTYIGESLPE
- a CDS encoding DUF2207 domain-containing protein, producing MAKKTLLILFVLTLSLTALSAQDYQFDSYALEVDVRLDNSYAMQEHIVVDFSSPRHGIFREIPVLFGRQRVKLTNLDANVPIIKDSVSSGYATFRLGSEDRTVTGLQKYQIRYDYAIGDDRNDEYDEFYYNIVGVGWQAPIQDVSFTVNFPKPIDPSMVFLTGGVYGTTAQRGSFEISADGKTITGEAQDLYPGEALTLRVQMEEGYYSEVRPFIDFTIPASIIALLVALAASVHATIIFRRYGKEELFIPVVRFDPPDDLSPMQVGYLADGVVDNKDLTSMIFYWADQGYLTISELGKKEFTFTKIQDPATIKAHEKHLFSALFACGDGTKVTLKQLEKSSFSKDLEKAKTEVRAYFKGERELKDGKAERKRIAAMLYGALSVALMAIASTISYVGAETVVFLVVGFFSLGTSALVASRLDAIWETSSAFKKGFKFFILGVSALFLFTFAFLFMNPVFGHGTFYSLVMAFFLVAFPGYLGFLAIVTGKRSTYAQKKLEEIVGYREFISKVEMDKLKMMIDSDPSLFYHVLSYAVVLGLEDVWAKKFAKIAIAEPQWYVGNRPIRNALFYSALSHRMHTSVMEKAVYAQAKSGSRSPVRSSFGSGGFSGGGFGGGGGGAW
- a CDS encoding DUF92 domain-containing protein gives rise to the protein MSDYANLVPPSGSLASLFNTFFFALPPAFWLLVGIMAVVATASYFAKQLTPGGAVAAFLIGFGTTWVLGFGALATLLLFFLSAGVLGKIAKRALAFDVMKIHKKGGRRDASQVYANGLMALVSALLYALNPSIPFLVMFGASVGEAASDTFASEVGILSKTKPVSIITGRPMTPGLSGAVSPLGLASGLLGAILIALCVWGCFLPVTGNSALYVSVIALSSFFGCLFDSVLGATVQAHYYDEVGDRITEHAVVDGRILPLERGIRWVDNDVVNLLSNVASALFGMSLTLIIG
- the groL gene encoding chaperonin GroEL (60 kDa chaperone family; promotes refolding of misfolded polypeptides especially under stressful conditions; forms two stacked rings of heptamers to form a barrel-shaped 14mer; ends can be capped by GroES; misfolded proteins enter the barrel where they are refolded when GroES binds), producing the protein MAKQLQFNEEARKSLVAGVEKISRAVMATLGPKGRLVVLDKKFGAPTVTKDGVSVAREIELENPFENMGAQLLKEVATKTNDVAGDGTTTATVLAWSIIKEGMKSVAAGVNPMGIRRGIDKAVADAVAEIKKQAKMIKDKEEIAQVASISANNDRTIGDEIANAMEKVGLDGVITVEESKTIETTTDFVEGMQFDRGYLSAYFCNNRDTMTALLDDPFILIYDKKISNMKELLPVLEKVAQASKPLLIIAEDVDGEALATLVVNSVRGILNVVAVKAPGFGDRRKAMLEDIAILTGGEVISEELGLKLENADLSQLGRAKSIKVEKENTTIINGNGKQSDIKDRIAQIKAQIGDTTSDYDREKLQERLAKLAGGVAVLNVGAATEVELKEKKHRVEDALSATRAAIEEGVIPGGGVALIQAVQVMDKMDISKFTEDEQVGYKIVRRALEEPIRQIAQNAGLDGSLIADKCKHEKPGIGYDAESGKWVNMSESGIIDPVKVTRSALQNAASIASLILTTECVVTDIPEPTAPAAPGPEGMGGMM
- the yajC gene encoding preprotein translocase subunit YajC; the protein is MLSLISAMAAPETAGAAGSTGSMMTTFVTFGLIIVIFYFLIIRPQKKRDKETKEMLASIKKGDNRCCGERDYRGGQG